The following proteins come from a genomic window of Geomonas sp. RF6:
- a CDS encoding LysM peptidoglycan-binding domain-containing protein — protein MNRKIFVPWSLLFALTLPAATYAAAGESPTIYTIEKGDTLWGLSRRFLHDPYYWPNMWAVNPAIGNPHFIYPGQRVRVYSDRIELEQKGTMPPASAETPAPAEPGGSKEAAEEAPQAQGFTVTGAEGFLLEDEIHPSGYIVSTNQNRVMVGSDDIVYTDIGRRNGANVGDRYAIYRKMAAVSHPVTNVILGYRVLALGELQLSEVEEKVSKGLVTKSFQEIGAGAFLLPWREKRVSVPLKGADRDLTGYIAETQTGNRALASGDIVYLDLGSSHGVKPGNLLYVVRDVVPDQRYALNKIEKLPAEVVGAVVVLETGVNTSTAAIVKSVDTVYRGDRVELKKSR, from the coding sequence ATGAACAGAAAGATCTTCGTCCCCTGGTCCCTACTTTTTGCCCTGACCCTCCCCGCCGCCACCTATGCGGCCGCTGGCGAGAGCCCCACGATCTACACCATCGAGAAGGGGGACACCCTGTGGGGGCTGTCCCGGCGCTTCCTGCACGACCCATACTACTGGCCGAACATGTGGGCGGTGAACCCCGCGATCGGGAATCCGCACTTCATCTACCCCGGGCAGCGCGTCAGGGTGTACAGCGACCGGATCGAGCTGGAGCAAAAAGGGACCATGCCCCCTGCTTCCGCAGAGACTCCCGCTCCCGCAGAGCCGGGGGGGAGTAAGGAGGCGGCCGAGGAGGCGCCGCAGGCGCAGGGCTTCACCGTCACCGGGGCGGAGGGGTTCCTGCTGGAGGATGAGATCCATCCCTCAGGGTACATCGTCTCCACAAACCAGAACAGGGTGATGGTGGGGTCCGACGACATCGTCTACACCGACATCGGGAGAAGAAACGGCGCGAACGTCGGCGACCGCTACGCGATCTACAGGAAGATGGCGGCGGTCAGTCACCCGGTCACCAATGTGATCCTCGGCTACCGGGTCCTCGCTCTTGGCGAGCTGCAGCTCTCCGAGGTGGAGGAGAAGGTCTCCAAGGGTCTCGTCACCAAGTCGTTCCAGGAGATCGGGGCCGGGGCCTTCCTCCTGCCGTGGCGCGAGAAGCGGGTCAGCGTCCCCCTGAAGGGCGCCGACCGCGACCTTACCGGCTACATCGCGGAGACCCAGACCGGCAACAGGGCGCTCGCCAGCGGAGACATCGTCTACCTCGATCTCGGCAGCTCCCATGGGGTGAAGCCCGGCAATCTCCTGTACGTCGTCCGCGACGTGGTACCCGATCAGCGCTACGCCCTGAACAAGATAGAGAAGCTGCCAGCCGAGGTCGTCGGCGCCGTCGTGGTACTGGAGACGGGGGTGAACACTTCCACCGCCGCGATCGTGAAAAGTGTCGACACCGTCTACCGTGGCGACCGCGTGGAGTTGAAGAAGAGCAGATAG
- the ybgF gene encoding tol-pal system protein YbgF translates to MGRRFWPIISIFCLVTAGCAGSETVLRKQVEMEGTIEQLTRQEKALDARIAELSRELRDLQQRMKGTEADVDAIRPGLDQLKASNDALYQRLAEQQPSSPGGEVHPQRVEAQADGTVAHPVAVAAAEKGGQEAYARAFAVYSQGNYPRAIEAFEAFVRAEPQSEFAPNALYWAGECYYAQKLYDSALKSFQRVVSEYPKARKVPDAMLKAGFSLIGLKDPVRARGELQSLVEKYPKSPAAVKAKEKLGHL, encoded by the coding sequence CAGTATCTTTTGCCTCGTCACGGCCGGTTGCGCCGGGAGCGAGACGGTGCTGCGCAAGCAGGTGGAGATGGAGGGGACGATCGAGCAGCTCACCCGGCAGGAGAAGGCGCTCGACGCCCGCATTGCCGAGCTTTCCCGCGAGTTGCGTGATCTGCAGCAGAGGATGAAGGGGACGGAGGCCGATGTAGACGCCATCCGTCCCGGCCTGGACCAGCTGAAGGCTTCCAACGACGCCCTGTACCAGCGCCTTGCGGAGCAGCAGCCGTCCTCCCCGGGGGGAGAGGTGCACCCCCAGCGGGTCGAGGCGCAGGCCGATGGCACCGTCGCGCACCCGGTCGCCGTGGCCGCCGCCGAGAAGGGGGGGCAGGAGGCGTATGCCCGCGCCTTTGCCGTGTACAGCCAGGGAAACTACCCCCGCGCGATCGAGGCATTCGAAGCGTTCGTGCGCGCCGAGCCGCAGAGCGAATTCGCGCCGAACGCCTTGTACTGGGCCGGTGAGTGCTACTACGCCCAGAAGCTGTACGACAGCGCCCTCAAATCGTTCCAGAGAGTGGTGAGCGAGTATCCGAAGGCGCGCAAGGTGCCGGACGCCATGCTGAAAGCCGGTTTCTCCCTCATTGGCCTCAAGGACCCGGTCCGCGCCCGCGGCGAGCTGCAATCGCTGGTGGAAAAGTATCCGAAGAGCCCGGCTGCCGTAAAGGCGAAGGAAAAACTGGGGCACCTGTAG
- the dprA gene encoding DNA-processing protein DprA: MDHLHWFALKSVPQIGNVLFRRLLAHFGTPERALAATEAELSAVKGMNQGAISALRSHDGRAFAEAERDRVAAGKVAVVDILSPDYPKPLLEIADPPPFLYLAGTIAGYEPAIAIVGSRRASPGGLAITTRLARDLAARGITVVSGLARGIDAAAHWGALKGGGRSIAVLGCGVDVVYPLENAVLYAELAARGGIVSEFSMGSEPIPENFPRRNRIISALCAGVLVVEAGEKSGSLITARFALEQGREVFAVPGNVNMSSSRGGNALIKAGAKLVERVEDILEELPYLSSRPATETSEPSFSFSPEEGKLYDLLRQAPLQIDDIIVQSALTVGEVSAILLRLELKGAIVQLPGKHFAIA, from the coding sequence ATGGACCACCTGCACTGGTTTGCCCTCAAATCGGTTCCCCAGATCGGAAACGTGCTCTTTCGCAGACTGCTCGCCCACTTCGGCACGCCGGAGCGGGCGCTTGCGGCGACCGAGGCGGAGCTCTCGGCGGTGAAGGGGATGAACCAGGGAGCGATCAGCGCCCTCAGAAGCCACGACGGGCGCGCCTTCGCCGAGGCGGAGCGCGACAGGGTGGCGGCGGGGAAGGTCGCGGTCGTCGACATCCTCTCGCCGGACTACCCGAAACCCCTCCTGGAGATCGCCGATCCCCCACCTTTCCTCTACCTCGCCGGGACCATCGCCGGGTACGAGCCAGCCATCGCCATCGTCGGCTCCCGCCGGGCCTCCCCCGGCGGGCTCGCCATCACCACCCGCCTGGCGCGCGACCTCGCCGCCCGGGGGATAACCGTCGTCTCCGGGCTCGCGCGGGGAATCGACGCCGCGGCGCACTGGGGAGCGCTGAAAGGTGGAGGGCGCAGCATAGCGGTGCTGGGGTGTGGTGTCGACGTGGTCTACCCGCTGGAAAACGCGGTCCTCTACGCCGAGCTCGCGGCCCGCGGTGGGATCGTCAGCGAGTTTTCGATGGGGAGCGAGCCGATCCCTGAGAACTTCCCGAGGCGCAACCGGATCATCAGCGCGCTGTGCGCCGGCGTGCTCGTCGTGGAGGCGGGGGAAAAGAGCGGCTCCCTCATCACCGCCCGTTTTGCCCTGGAACAGGGGCGCGAAGTCTTCGCCGTCCCCGGAAACGTCAACATGAGCTCCAGCAGGGGGGGGAACGCCCTCATAAAGGCGGGGGCAAAGCTGGTGGAGCGGGTGGAGGATATCCTCGAAGAGCTCCCCTATCTCTCCTCCCGCCCCGCCACCGAAACGTCGGAACCATCCTTTTCCTTCTCCCCGGAGGAGGGGAAGCTGTACGATCTCCTTCGTCAGGCACCGCTGCAGATCGATGATATCATTGTGCAAAGTGCGTTGACAGTGGGGGAGGTTTCCGCTATTTTACTGCGCCTGGAGCTCAAAGGGGCGATTGTGCAACTTCCCGGCAAGCATTTTGCTATTGCGTGA
- a CDS encoding Maf family nucleotide pyrophosphatase, giving the protein MKKIVLASASPRRSELLESAEITFTVTPADIDETPLPDEDPVDHVMRLAEGKARAAASLVEGRFFVGADTIVLCDGEIMGKPKDAADAERMLKKLSGIAHEVVTGFAIYDRERDGAVVEAARTKVFFKALRDEEIDSYIATGCPFDKAGAYAIQGGAAHMVQRIEGSYTNVVGLPLCEVVEALRRMGALQE; this is encoded by the coding sequence ATGAAGAAGATTGTATTGGCATCCGCATCGCCGCGCCGCAGCGAGCTCCTCGAGTCCGCTGAAATCACCTTCACCGTGACACCCGCCGATATCGACGAAACGCCGCTGCCGGACGAGGATCCGGTGGATCATGTCATGAGGCTTGCCGAAGGGAAAGCGCGCGCTGCCGCCTCACTGGTGGAGGGACGCTTTTTTGTGGGCGCCGATACCATCGTGCTGTGCGATGGCGAGATCATGGGGAAGCCGAAGGACGCCGCCGACGCGGAGCGGATGCTGAAGAAACTCTCCGGCATCGCCCACGAGGTGGTGACCGGCTTTGCGATCTACGACCGGGAAAGAGACGGCGCAGTCGTTGAAGCGGCGCGGACGAAGGTATTCTTCAAGGCGCTGCGCGACGAGGAGATCGACAGCTATATCGCCACCGGCTGCCCCTTTGACAAGGCGGGGGCCTACGCCATCCAGGGTGGTGCCGCGCATATGGTACAGAGGATCGAAGGGTCCTACACCAACGTGGTGGGGCTGCCGCTTTGCGAGGTCGTCGAGGCCTTGCGGCGCATGGGCGCATTGCAGGAGTAG
- a CDS encoding ABC-F family ATP-binding cassette domain-containing protein gives MIHLSNISKQYGSQILFRDASFQILPGTRTGLVGPNGAGKTTIFRIITGEEEVDRGEMVAGKRTTIGYFSQNIGEMAGRSALQEVMSVSEETVRLAAELKRMEEEMSQPMSDDAMAALLERYGVAMEEFEHRGGYDLDSRAQAVLTGLGIGPDRFHNPVESFSGGWRMRVALAGILTLKPDVLLLDEPTNHLDVESIIWLEEWLATEFDGALLMTSHDRDFMNRVVTRIIEVANKTVTTYSGNYDFYEREREIRREQLLASHKRQQEMLAKEEEFIARYAARASHAAQVQSRVKKLEKLERIEIPPEERVVKFNFSEPPRSGDDVVVMDGLAKSWETPDGQSVPVFSGVSGIVRRLGKIAVVGVNGAGKSTFLKVLAGQTEPTAGKVTLGANVEVGYFSQHAMEILDPKKTVFETLQDVMPQATIGVIRNLLGAFLFQNDDVDKRIESLSGGEKSRVVLATLLARPVNFLILDEPTNHLDIRSREVLLNALEDFSGTVILVSHDRHFLRKLVDRVIEVDHGEMRHYEGNYDYYLSKVQAAC, from the coding sequence ATGATTCATCTGTCCAACATAAGCAAACAGTACGGCTCGCAGATCCTTTTCCGTGACGCGAGCTTCCAGATACTCCCCGGGACCAGAACGGGCCTTGTCGGTCCGAACGGCGCGGGGAAAACCACCATCTTCAGGATCATCACCGGTGAAGAGGAAGTCGATCGCGGGGAGATGGTGGCCGGCAAGCGCACCACCATCGGGTATTTCTCCCAGAATATAGGCGAAATGGCCGGGCGCTCCGCGCTCCAGGAGGTCATGTCCGTATCGGAGGAGACGGTGCGCCTCGCTGCCGAGCTGAAGCGGATGGAGGAGGAGATGTCGCAGCCGATGTCCGATGACGCCATGGCAGCACTCCTCGAGCGGTACGGCGTCGCCATGGAAGAGTTCGAGCACCGCGGCGGCTACGACCTCGACTCCCGCGCGCAGGCGGTACTTACCGGCCTCGGCATCGGCCCCGACCGCTTCCACAATCCGGTGGAATCGTTCAGCGGCGGGTGGCGCATGCGCGTCGCGCTCGCCGGCATCCTTACCCTGAAGCCCGACGTCCTCCTCCTGGACGAGCCGACCAACCACCTCGACGTGGAATCGATCATCTGGCTCGAGGAGTGGCTCGCCACCGAGTTCGACGGCGCCCTCCTCATGACGAGCCACGACCGCGACTTCATGAACCGGGTGGTCACGCGCATCATCGAGGTGGCGAACAAGACTGTGACGACCTACTCCGGCAACTACGACTTCTACGAGAGGGAGCGCGAGATCCGGCGTGAGCAGCTCCTGGCGAGCCACAAGCGCCAGCAGGAGATGCTAGCCAAGGAGGAGGAATTCATCGCCCGCTACGCCGCCCGCGCCTCCCACGCGGCGCAGGTGCAGTCCCGCGTGAAGAAGCTGGAGAAGCTGGAGCGGATCGAGATTCCCCCCGAGGAACGGGTGGTGAAGTTCAACTTCAGCGAGCCTCCCCGCAGCGGGGACGACGTGGTGGTGATGGATGGCCTGGCGAAGAGCTGGGAGACTCCGGACGGGCAGAGCGTGCCGGTCTTCTCCGGCGTTTCCGGGATCGTCCGGCGCCTCGGGAAGATCGCGGTGGTCGGCGTCAACGGCGCCGGAAAGTCGACCTTCCTGAAGGTGCTGGCAGGGCAAACGGAGCCGACCGCCGGGAAGGTGACGCTCGGGGCAAACGTGGAGGTCGGCTACTTCAGCCAGCACGCCATGGAGATCCTCGACCCGAAAAAGACCGTGTTCGAGACACTGCAGGACGTGATGCCGCAGGCAACGATCGGCGTGATCCGCAACCTCCTCGGGGCGTTCCTCTTCCAGAACGACGACGTGGATAAAAGGATCGAGAGCCTCTCCGGCGGCGAGAAGAGCCGCGTGGTGCTGGCGACCCTCCTGGCGCGGCCGGTGAACTTCCTCATCCTCGACGAGCCGACCAACCACCTGGATATCCGCTCCCGCGAGGTACTCCTCAACGCGCTGGAAGACTTCTCCGGCACCGTCATTCTGGTGAGCCACGACCGCCACTTCCTGAGGAAGCTGGTGGACCGCGTCATCGAGGTCGACCACGGTGAGATGCGCCACTACGAGGGGAATTACGACTACTACCTTTCCAAGGTGCAGGCCGCCTGCTAG
- the topA gene encoding type I DNA topoisomerase, protein MSQHLVIVESPAKARTIEKFLGPDFKVLASFGHVRALPSKQGSVDVEHDFEPKYAVLPESKKHLDAIKKEMKGINSLLLATDPDREGEAISWHLLAALGIDKKKNPFDIKRVVFHEITKDAIRHAVQNPRDILIDLVDAQQARSILDYLVGFTLSPFLWKKIRYGLSAGRVQSVALRLICEREKEIQAFQEREYWTIGAKLETVGKKKQPVTASLVEAAGQKLGKFDIPDGESAQKIKEHLEKARYQVEKVTRSERKRQPSPPFTTSTLQQEAARKLGFSAKKTMSVAQKLYEGIDVGEGSVGLITYMRTDSVALSNLALEDARNLIVSKYGKEYALEKPRVFKNKSKNAQEAHEAVRPTYLAKTPADVKKYLSSDQYKLYELIWKRTVACQMAEALLDQTSVDISAGEGYRFRAAGTVIRFPGFMKLYIEGVDDEDEEKEGLLPPLNEGDALNLLELLSEQHFTQPPPRYTEATLVKTLEEFGIGRPSTYASIMNTLTERKYARLDKKRFFPEDVGMVVSDLLTKHFTRYVDYHFTASLEEDLDMVSRGEKKWRPLLREFWGPFTDLLKQKEGEVSKSELTTEATDETCPECTKPLVVKLGKFGKFFACSGYPECRYIRPLDKEAGEPVEPVVSDEKCDKCGSAMLVKDGRFGKYLACSAYPACKNIQPLVKPKGTGITCIECKEGELIEKKSRFGKLFYSCNRYPQCKFALWDLPVEQPCPKCGYPILVKKVYKREGEFLKCPKEGCDYKSNSDIVERKKVRAG, encoded by the coding sequence ATGTCCCAGCATCTCGTTATCGTCGAATCTCCCGCCAAGGCGCGGACGATCGAGAAATTTCTCGGGCCCGACTTCAAGGTCCTCGCCTCTTTCGGACATGTGCGGGCGTTGCCCAGCAAGCAGGGGTCGGTGGACGTCGAGCATGACTTCGAGCCGAAGTACGCGGTACTTCCCGAGAGCAAGAAGCATCTGGACGCCATAAAGAAGGAGATGAAGGGGATAAACTCCCTCCTCCTCGCGACAGACCCCGACCGTGAAGGGGAGGCGATCTCCTGGCATCTCCTGGCGGCGCTCGGGATCGACAAGAAGAAAAACCCCTTCGACATAAAGCGGGTGGTCTTTCACGAGATCACGAAGGACGCCATTCGCCACGCGGTGCAAAACCCGCGCGACATCCTCATCGATCTGGTCGACGCGCAGCAGGCTCGCTCCATCCTCGACTACCTCGTCGGCTTCACCCTCTCCCCCTTCCTCTGGAAAAAGATCCGCTACGGCCTCTCCGCCGGCCGCGTCCAGTCGGTCGCGCTGCGCCTCATCTGCGAGAGGGAGAAGGAGATCCAGGCGTTCCAGGAGCGCGAGTACTGGACGATCGGGGCGAAGCTCGAGACTGTCGGGAAGAAGAAGCAGCCGGTGACCGCGTCCCTTGTGGAGGCTGCGGGGCAAAAGCTCGGCAAGTTCGACATCCCGGACGGCGAGAGCGCCCAGAAGATCAAGGAGCACCTGGAAAAGGCACGCTACCAGGTCGAAAAGGTCACGCGCAGCGAGCGCAAGCGCCAGCCATCACCCCCCTTTACCACCTCGACCCTGCAGCAGGAGGCCGCCCGCAAGCTCGGCTTCTCCGCGAAGAAGACGATGTCGGTCGCCCAGAAGCTCTACGAGGGTATCGACGTCGGCGAGGGGTCGGTCGGTCTTATCACCTACATGCGTACCGACAGTGTGGCGCTCTCCAACCTCGCGCTGGAGGACGCCAGGAACCTCATCGTCTCGAAGTACGGGAAGGAATACGCGCTGGAGAAGCCGCGCGTCTTCAAGAACAAGTCGAAAAACGCCCAGGAGGCGCACGAGGCGGTCCGCCCGACCTATCTCGCGAAGACCCCTGCGGATGTGAAAAAGTATCTCTCCTCCGACCAGTACAAGCTCTACGAGCTGATCTGGAAGAGGACAGTCGCCTGCCAGATGGCCGAGGCGCTCCTCGACCAGACCTCCGTCGACATCAGCGCAGGGGAGGGGTACCGCTTCCGTGCCGCCGGCACCGTGATCCGCTTCCCGGGCTTCATGAAGCTGTACATCGAAGGTGTGGACGATGAAGACGAAGAGAAGGAAGGGCTCCTCCCTCCGCTCAACGAAGGGGACGCGCTGAACCTTCTGGAGCTTCTCTCCGAGCAGCACTTCACCCAGCCGCCGCCGCGCTACACCGAGGCGACCCTGGTGAAGACGCTGGAAGAGTTCGGCATCGGCCGCCCTTCCACCTACGCCTCCATCATGAACACCCTGACGGAGCGAAAGTATGCGCGGCTGGACAAGAAGCGCTTCTTCCCGGAAGACGTAGGCATGGTCGTCTCCGACCTCCTCACGAAGCACTTCACCCGCTACGTCGATTACCACTTCACCGCGAGCCTCGAGGAGGACCTGGACATGGTCTCCCGCGGCGAGAAGAAGTGGCGCCCGCTCCTGCGGGAGTTCTGGGGCCCCTTCACCGACCTCCTGAAGCAGAAGGAAGGGGAAGTGAGCAAGTCGGAGCTCACCACCGAGGCAACCGACGAGACGTGCCCGGAATGCACGAAGCCCCTCGTGGTGAAGCTCGGCAAGTTCGGCAAGTTCTTTGCCTGCTCCGGCTATCCTGAGTGCCGCTACATCCGTCCCCTGGACAAGGAGGCGGGTGAGCCGGTGGAGCCGGTCGTCTCCGACGAGAAGTGCGACAAGTGCGGCTCCGCGATGCTGGTGAAGGACGGGCGTTTCGGGAAGTATCTCGCCTGCTCCGCGTACCCGGCGTGCAAGAACATCCAGCCGCTGGTGAAGCCGAAGGGGACGGGGATCACCTGCATCGAGTGCAAGGAAGGGGAGCTCATCGAGAAGAAGTCCCGTTTTGGGAAGCTCTTCTACTCCTGCAACCGGTACCCGCAGTGCAAGTTCGCCCTCTGGGACCTCCCGGTGGAGCAGCCGTGCCCGAAGTGCGGCTACCCGATCCTGGTGAAAAAGGTGTACAAGCGAGAAGGCGAGTTCCTGAAGTGCCCGAAGGAAGGGTGCGACTACAAGAGCAACTCCGATATCGTGGAGCGGAAGAAGGTGCGGGCGGGGTAG
- a CDS encoding class I SAM-dependent rRNA methyltransferase produces MPQHTGVVGPESVRMLELGHPWIIADAFTKRWPAGEAGDLVELVDQGGRFLAVALLDPKERIVARVLSRSRMTLDKKWLARRVAQAVELRARHASLSETTAYRLVNGEGDGLPGVTVDRYGDFLMVQLYSAGWRRYLKLLTQVLQDQLAPAGIYEKVRPQNTRELEAKEKKFARLLYGEPAGEPLLVQENGLNFQVRLESGLDCGLFLDQRKNRAELMTRVAGKRFLNLFSYTGAFSVAAAAAGASLVTSVDASPSYMEIARANFGVNRLNPKRHEFLVGDCLAVLGELAGQKKEYDIVLMDPPSFSTTSKSRFTTKGGTSDLVAAALKVLAPGGMLITSSNHQKVDLADYLKELRRGALQAGSGLQVISLSGQPEDFPYPVTFPEGRYLKYAVCVKSDPM; encoded by the coding sequence ATGCCGCAGCACACCGGGGTCGTGGGCCCCGAATCGGTTCGCATGCTGGAACTCGGGCACCCCTGGATCATCGCCGACGCCTTCACGAAGCGCTGGCCCGCTGGAGAGGCGGGCGACCTGGTGGAACTGGTTGACCAGGGGGGGCGCTTTCTGGCGGTTGCCCTCCTGGACCCGAAGGAGCGCATAGTCGCGCGCGTCCTGTCACGCTCCCGGATGACGCTGGACAAGAAGTGGCTCGCCAGGCGCGTCGCGCAGGCGGTGGAGCTGCGCGCCCGCCACGCCTCCCTTTCCGAGACAACCGCGTACCGGCTGGTAAACGGCGAAGGGGACGGGCTTCCCGGGGTGACGGTGGACCGCTACGGCGATTTCCTCATGGTGCAGCTTTACTCCGCCGGATGGCGCAGGTATCTGAAGCTTCTTACCCAGGTGCTGCAGGACCAGCTCGCGCCCGCGGGGATCTACGAAAAGGTGCGCCCTCAAAACACCCGCGAGCTCGAGGCGAAGGAGAAGAAATTCGCGCGTCTGCTGTATGGCGAGCCGGCCGGGGAGCCGCTCCTGGTGCAGGAGAACGGGCTGAACTTCCAGGTGCGGCTGGAGAGCGGCCTCGACTGCGGACTCTTCCTCGATCAGCGGAAAAACCGTGCCGAGCTCATGACGCGGGTCGCGGGAAAGCGCTTTCTGAACCTCTTTTCCTACACCGGTGCCTTCTCGGTGGCGGCTGCGGCGGCTGGCGCGAGCCTCGTTACCAGTGTCGATGCCTCCCCCTCCTACATGGAGATTGCTCGGGCAAACTTCGGCGTGAACCGGCTCAATCCGAAGAGGCACGAATTTCTGGTAGGGGACTGCCTGGCAGTGCTCGGGGAGCTCGCGGGGCAAAAGAAGGAGTACGACATCGTCCTCATGGACCCACCTTCCTTCTCCACCACCTCCAAAAGCCGCTTCACAACCAAAGGGGGAACGAGTGATCTGGTGGCGGCCGCGCTGAAGGTCCTGGCGCCGGGGGGGATGCTCATCACCTCCTCGAACCACCAGAAGGTCGATCTCGCCGATTACCTGAAGGAGCTGCGGCGCGGCGCGCTGCAGGCGGGGAGCGGCCTGCAGGTCATCTCCCTCTCCGGGCAGCCGGAGGACTTCCCCTATCCCGTTACCTTCCCCGAAGGGCGCTATCTGAAATACGCGGTGTGCGTGAAGTCGGATCCGATGTAA
- the trmFO gene encoding methylenetetrahydrofolate--tRNA-(uracil(54)-C(5))-methyltransferase (FADH(2)-oxidizing) TrmFO produces MTERITIIGGGLAGCEAAWQAAKLGVPVRLYEMKPERYSEAHHLPGLSELVCSNSLRGDSLENAVGLLKEELRRLSSLFMEGAEETKVPAGGALAVDRELFSSYITKKIESHPLIEIERSEVTKIPEEGIVVVASGPLTSAGLADEISALVGEYLYFYDAIAPIVTADSLDFEKVFAMSRYGKGDGNEYLNCPFSEEEYNTFVGEILQAEKVEPKGFEKIVHFEGCMPIEEMASRGPETLRFGPMKPVGLPDPKTGREPHAVVQLRQENRDATLFNLVGFQTKLTWPEQRRIFRTIPGLEGAEFVRLGSMHRNTFINAPRLLDGTCQLKKDGRIFFAGQITGVEGYVESASSGFLAGINAARLALGLPLTVPPPETAIGALVCHITNAEAAHFQPMNVNYGLFPALSGKVKKKEKRDHLSRRALAALESWQSSLSEGALAVD; encoded by the coding sequence ATGACCGAAAGAATCACCATCATCGGCGGCGGGCTCGCCGGTTGCGAGGCGGCCTGGCAGGCGGCAAAGCTCGGCGTGCCGGTGCGACTCTACGAGATGAAGCCGGAGCGCTACAGCGAGGCGCACCACCTCCCGGGGCTCAGCGAGCTCGTCTGCTCCAACTCCCTGCGGGGCGATTCGCTGGAGAATGCGGTCGGTCTCCTCAAGGAGGAGCTGCGCCGCCTCTCCTCCCTCTTCATGGAGGGGGCGGAGGAGACGAAGGTCCCCGCGGGAGGCGCGCTGGCGGTCGATCGCGAGCTCTTTTCCTCCTACATCACGAAAAAGATCGAGTCCCATCCGCTGATCGAGATCGAGCGCAGCGAGGTCACCAAGATCCCGGAGGAGGGGATCGTGGTGGTCGCCTCCGGGCCCCTCACCAGCGCCGGGCTGGCCGACGAGATCTCCGCGCTCGTCGGGGAATACCTCTACTTCTACGATGCCATCGCCCCGATCGTGACGGCGGACTCCCTCGACTTCGAAAAGGTGTTCGCCATGTCTCGCTACGGCAAGGGGGACGGCAATGAGTATCTCAACTGCCCCTTCTCCGAGGAGGAGTACAACACCTTCGTTGGCGAGATCCTGCAGGCGGAGAAGGTCGAGCCGAAGGGGTTCGAAAAGATCGTCCACTTCGAGGGGTGCATGCCTATCGAGGAGATGGCGAGCCGTGGGCCTGAGACGCTGCGCTTCGGACCGATGAAGCCTGTGGGGCTGCCTGACCCGAAGACGGGGCGGGAACCGCACGCAGTCGTGCAGTTGCGCCAGGAGAACCGGGACGCGACGCTGTTCAACCTGGTCGGCTTCCAGACGAAGCTCACCTGGCCGGAACAGCGCCGCATCTTCCGCACCATTCCCGGACTGGAAGGGGCCGAATTCGTGCGCCTGGGCTCCATGCACCGCAACACCTTCATCAACGCGCCGCGCCTCCTCGACGGGACCTGCCAGCTGAAGAAGGACGGGCGCATCTTCTTCGCCGGCCAGATCACCGGGGTCGAAGGGTACGTGGAGTCGGCTTCCAGCGGCTTTCTCGCCGGCATCAACGCCGCCCGCCTGGCGCTCGGCCTTCCTCTCACGGTGCCGCCGCCGGAGACCGCGATCGGCGCGCTTGTCTGCCACATCACCAACGCGGAGGCGGCGCATTTTCAGCCGATGAACGTGAATTACGGTTTATTCCCCGCGCTTTCTGGTAAGGTGAAAAAGAAGGAGAAGCGCGATCATCTGAGCAGGCGGGCGCTCGCGGCACTGGAGTCGTGGCAGTCCTCCCTTTCGGAGGGTGCACTCGCTGTCGATTAG
- a CDS encoding YggS family pyridoxal phosphate-dependent enzyme, with protein MSIAYNLEVIHQRMAEAARKSGRSADQVRLVAVSKTKPAEAIADAFRCGQQVFGENYVQELTEKAGLLGEGIRWHFIGSLQSNKVRQIAGMVELIHSVDRISLAREIDRQWGLIGKVCDVLIQVNISQEETKSGTTTADLLDLVRQVAELPHVRIKGLMTMPPFFDDPEGARPYFRELQRLAGEVAAAGIPGVEMKELSMGMSGDFEVAIEEGATLVRVGSALFGERVYR; from the coding sequence GTGTCTATAGCGTATAACCTTGAAGTGATCCACCAGCGCATGGCGGAGGCCGCCCGGAAGTCGGGGCGTTCCGCGGACCAGGTGCGCCTGGTGGCCGTGTCGAAGACGAAGCCGGCAGAGGCGATTGCCGATGCTTTCAGGTGCGGGCAGCAGGTCTTCGGCGAGAACTACGTCCAGGAGCTCACCGAAAAGGCCGGCCTTCTGGGTGAGGGGATCCGCTGGCACTTCATCGGATCCCTGCAGAGCAACAAGGTACGGCAGATCGCGGGGATGGTGGAACTGATCCACTCCGTCGACCGCATATCCCTGGCGCGCGAGATCGACCGGCAGTGGGGGCTCATCGGGAAGGTGTGCGACGTCCTCATCCAGGTGAACATATCGCAGGAAGAGACGAAGAGCGGCACGACCACTGCGGACCTTCTGGACCTGGTGCGCCAAGTGGCGGAGCTTCCGCACGTACGTATCAAGGGGCTTATGACGATGCCCCCTTTCTTTGACGACCCTGAAGGTGCGCGCCCCTACTTCCGTGAGCTCCAAAGGCTTGCAGGCGAGGTCGCCGCAGCCGGTATCCCCGGGGTGGAGATGAAAGAGTTGTCCATGGGGATGTCCGGCGACTTCGAGGTGGCGATAGAGGAAGGTGCCACTCTGGTGCGTGTCGGCTCCGCCCTCTTCGGGGAGCGTGTGTACCGGTAA